A window from Ictalurus furcatus strain D&B chromosome 16, Billie_1.0, whole genome shotgun sequence encodes these proteins:
- the LOC128620549 gene encoding protocadherin alpha-2-like yields MVVSDSARSAWMKALLLLCLWDLCYGQISYSVSEEAKKGTVVGNLAKDLNLNVQELDSRMFQLVTGSNAKYFEVNRKTGILLVNDRIDREELCESKQKCVLNVEAMIHNPHKLYRIEINILDINDNSPVFPDQTFVLDIIENMLPGDRFPLTTASDMDIGSNSVKTYKINTNEYFSLDMQSNSAELVLQKYLDRERESVIKLVLAAVDGGTPPRSGTMQIVINVLDINDNSPVFTKPLYKVSVHENAGVGTKILTVSATDADEGNNGEVSYSFRSDSRNSALDLFSINPVSGDITVKGNIDYEENPAIELRIQAQDKGQSPRRSICKVLIEVVDVNDNAPEISVTLLMSSVSEDIKPGTDVALITVSDKDSGTNGKVDCKIIAPSSFKLQLSYKNSYALVVNEALDRERVSLYDVTVLANDEGTPSLSSSNVITVHVSDVNDNAPLFPAPVINISVKENSPVGGLMASLTARDLDIGENALVSYSLIDAEGSRVSNLMNINSHTGELYSLKSFDYEETKRLQFKVQATDSGVPPLSSNVTVNIFILDENDNSPVFLPPYSEPGSVNTENIPYSAEAGYFVAKIRAVDADSGYNALLSYHMTEPKGTNLFRIGTSTGEIRTKRRMSDNDLKAHPLIIIVSDNGEPSLSTTMSTEVVVVENMDSVQPSLKQVPVKEENFSNLNLYLLIAIVSVSVIFLLSLIALIAAKCYGTDGGFSSSSAPVVTTHPDGSWSYSKSTQQYDVCFSSDTLKSDVVVFPSPFPPADAELISINGGDTFTRNQTLPSTGKVRP; encoded by the coding sequence ATGGTTGTATCGGACAGTGCTCGCTCTGCCTGGATGAAGGCTCTGCTGCTGCTTTGTTTATGGGATTTGTGTTACGGTCAGATTTCCTACTCGGTTTCAGAGGAGGCCAAGAAGGGAACCGTTGTTGGAAATCTAGCGAAGGATCTCAATCTCAATGTGCAGGAACTGGACTCGCGCATGTTTCAGCTTGTGACTGGATCTAACGCCAAGTATTTCGAGGTAAATCGGAAAACCGGCATTTTATTAGTTAATGACAGAATAGACCGAGAGGAGCTGTGTGAAAGCAAACAGAAATGCGTACTGAATGTCGAAGCGATGATCCACAATCCTCACAAGCTCTATCGTATTGAAATTAATATACTGGACATTAATGATAACTCCCCGGTGTTTCCAGATCAAACATTTGTTTTGGATATCATTGAGAATATGCTTCCTGGAGATCGGTTTCCCTTAACTACTGCGAGTGACATGGACATCGGTAGTAACTCAGTGAAAAcctataaaataaacacaaatgaatatttttcacTGGACATGCAGAGTAATTCTGCTGAACTAGTTCTTCAGAAATAtctggacagagagagagaatcggTGATCAAGCTCGTGCTGGCTGCTGTAGACGGCGGGACTCCTCCCAGATCCGGAACAATGCAGATAGTTATCAATGTGCTGGATATAAACGACAACAGCCCCGTTTTTACGAAGCCTCTTTACAAAGTCAGTGTCCATGAGAATGCAGGTGTTGGGACTAAAATCCTGACCGTTTCCGCAACAGATGCAGACGAAGGAAATAACGGGGAAGTGTCATACTCTTTTAGAAGCGATTCCCGAAACTCAGCGTTAGACTTATTCTCCATAAATCCTGTTTCTGGTGATATCACTGTGAAAGGTAATATTGATTATGAAGAAAATCCAGCCATCGAACTGAGAATTCAGGCTCAGGACAAAGGACAGTCTCCAAGAAGATCCATATGTAAAGTGTTAATTGAAGTAGTGGATGTGAATGACAATGCACCAGAGATATCAGTTACTCTGCTCATGAGCTCCGTAAGCGAGGACATCAAACCTGGTACAGATGTTGCATTAATCACTGTATCAGATAAAGACAGTGGAACGAATGGTAAAGTAGATTGCAAAATTATAGCACCGAGttcatttaaattacagctaTCATATAAAAATTCTTACGCCCTTGTTGTGAATGAAGCTCTGGACAGAGAGCGGGTCTCCCTATATGATGTCACAGTTCTAGCTAATGATGAGGGAACTCCTTCCCTCTCGAGCAGTAACGTTATAACAGTTCATGTCTCTGATGTGAATGATAACGCGCCTTTATTTCCTGCACCGGTGATAAATATTAGCGTGAAAGAGAATAGTCCAGTTGGAGGGCTGATGGCATCACTAACGGCACGAGACTTAGACATCGGTGAAAATGCCCTTGTTTCGTATTCATTAATTGATGCAGAAGGCAGCAGAGTGTCAAATCTGATGAACATTAACTCACACACCGGTGAACTGTACAGCCTGAAGTCTTTCGATTACGAAGAAACCAAACGACTTCAGTTTAAAGTTCAAGCCACTGACTCTGGTGTCCCTCCACTAAGTAGTAACGTGACTGTGAATATTTTTATCCTGGATGAGAATGACAACAGTCCAGTTTTTCTCCCTCCTTATTCTGAACCTGGATCAGTAAACACTGAGAACATTCCTTACTCTGCTGAAGCGGGGTATTTTGTGGCTAAAATCAGAGCTGTAGACGCTGATTCAGGTTATAATGCACTATTGTCTTATCACATGACCGAACCAAAGGGAACGAATCTCTTCCGAATCGGAACCAGCACAGGAGAAATAAGGACTAAAAGACGAATGAGTGACAATGACTTAAAAGCTCACCCGCTTATCATTATTGTCTCGGACAATGGAGAACCTTCACTGTCCACAACTATGAGTACTGAAGTTGTGGTTGTGGAAAATATGGACAGCGTGCAGCCTTCACTAAAACAAGTGCCAGTAAAGGAGGAGAATTTTTCTAATCTGAATCTCTATCTACTCATCGCTATCGTCTCAGTGTCAGTGATATTTTTACTGAGCCTCATCGCTTTAATAGCAGCTAAATGCTACGGGACAGACGGCGGTTTCAGCAGCTCCAGCGCTCCAGTGGTCACTACACACCCTGACGGGAGCTGGTCTTACTCTAAATCCACTCAGCAGTATGATGTGTGTTTTAGCTCAGACACACTGAAGAGTGACGTAGTGGTCTTCCCCTCGCCGTTTCCGCCTGCAGACGCAGAGCTGATCAGCATTAATGGAGGAGACACTTTTACTCGAAATCAAACTCTTCCCAGCACTGGGAAGGTAAGACCATGA
- the LOC128620547 gene encoding protocadherin alpha-2-like, which produces MVVSDSACSAWMKALLLLCLWDLCYSQISYSVSEEAKKGTVAGNLAKDLNLSVQELETRMFQLVSGSNAKYFEVNRKTGILLVNDRIDREELCESKMKCVLNVEAMIHNPHKLYRVEINILDINDNSPVFPDQTFVLNISENVLPGDRFSVAIARDMDIGINSVRTYQINSNEYFSLDMQSDSPELLLQKSLDRERESVIKLVLTAVDGGTPPRSGTMQIIINIQDINDNYPVFSKPLYKVKVHENAVVGTKILTVSAADADEGNNGEVTYSILNDVRNSGLNLFSVDLVSGDITVKNTIDFEDNPAVEVRIQAQDKGQFPRRSTCKVLIEVVDVNDNAPEISVTLLMSSISEDIKPGTDVALITVSDKDSGNNGKVDCKILAPSPFKLQLSYKNSYALVVNEALDRERVSQYNVTVLAKDEGTPSLSSSNVITVHVSDVNDNAPLFPAPMINIGVKENSPVGGLMASLTARDLDIGENALVSYSLIDAEGSRVSNLMNINSHTGELYSLKSFDYEATKRLQFKVQATDSGVPPLSSNVTVNIFILDENDNSPVFLPPYSEPGSVNSENIPYSAEAGYFVAKVRAVDADSGYNALLSYHMTEPKGTNLFRIGTSTGEIRTKRRMSDNDLKAHLLIITVSDNGEPSLSTTMSIEVVVMENMDSVQPSLRQVPVKEENFSNLNLYLLIAIVSVSVIFLLSLVALIAAKCYGTDGGFSSSSAPVVTTHPDGSWSYSKSTQQYDVCFSSDTLKSDVVVFPSPFPPADAELISFNERDTFTRNQTLPNNGKVRPCLF; this is translated from the coding sequence ATGGTTGTATCGGACAGTGCTTGCTCTGCCTGGATGAAGGCTCTGCTGCTGCTTTGTTTATGGGATTTGTGTTACAGTCAGATTTCCTACTCGGTTTCAGAGGAGGCCAAGAAGGGAACCGTTGCTGGAAATCTAGCGAAGGATCTCAATCTCAGTGTGCAGGAACTGGAGACGCGCATGTTTCAGCTTGTGTCTGGATCTAACGCCAAGTATTTCGAGGTAAATCGGAAAACCGGCATTTTATTAGTTAATGACAGAATAGACCGAGAGGAGCTGTGTGAAAGCAAAATGAAATGCGTACTGAATGTTGAAGCGATGATCCACAATCCTCATAAGCTCTACCGTGTTGAAATTAATATACTAGACATTAATGATAACTCTCCGGTGTTTCCAGATCAAACATTTGTTTTGAACATTAGTGAAAATGTGCTTCCGGGAGATCGTTTTTCAGTAGCCATAGCGCGTGATATGGACATCGGTATTAATTCCGTAAGGACTTatcaaataaattcaaatgaatatttttcGCTGGACATGCAGAGTGATTCACCTGAACTCTTACTTCAAAAATCTTTGGATCGAGAGAGAGAATCGGTGATCAAGCTCGTGCTGACTGCTGTAGACGGCGGGACTCCTCCCAGATCCGGAACAATGCAGATAATTATCAATATACAGGACATAAATGACAACTACCCAGTGTTCAGTAAACCTCTGTATAAAGTGAAAGTCCATGAGAATGCAGTTGTGGGAACTAAAATCCTTACCGTTTCTGCTGCAGATGCAGACGAGGGAAATAACGGTGAAGTTACGTACTCAATTTTAAATGATGTTCGAAATTCTGGATTAAACTTATTCTCCGTGGATCTGGTTTCTGGAGATATTACTGTTAAAAATACTATTGATTTTGAGGACAATCCTGCTGTGGAGGTGAGAATCCAGGCTCAGGACAAAGGACAGTTTCCCCGAAGATCTACATGTAAAGTGTTAATTGAAGTAGTGGATGTGAATGACAATGCACCAGAGATATCAGTCACTCTTCTCATGAGCTCCATTAGCGAGGACATCAAACCTGGTACAGATGTTGCATTAATCACTGTATCAGATAAAGACAGTGGAAATAATGGTAAAGTAGATTGTAAAATTCTAGCACCGAGTCCTTTTAAATTACAGCTATCATATAAAAACTCTTACGCTCTTGTTGTGAATGAAGCTCTTGACAGAGAGCGGGTCTCCCAATATAATGTCACAGTTCTAGCTAAGGATGAGGGAACTCCTTCCCTCTCGAGCAGTAACGTTATAACAGTTCATGTCTCTGATGTGAATGATAACGCACCTTTATTTCCTGCACCGATGATAAATATTGGCGTGAAAGAGAATAGTCCAGTTGGAGGACTGATGGCATCACTAACGGCACGAGACTTAGACATCGGTGAAAATGCCCTTGTTTCGTATTCATTAATTGATGCAGAGGGCAGCAGGGTGTCAAATCTGATGAACATTAACTCACACACCGGTGAACTGTACAGCCTGAAGTCTTTCGATTACGAAGCAACCAAACGACTTCAGTTTAAAGTTCAAGCCACTGACTCTGGTGTCCCTCCACTAAGTAGTAACGTGACTGTGAACATTTTTATCCTGGATGAGAATGACAACAGTCCAGTTTTTCTCCCTCCTTATTCTGAACCTGGATCAGTAAACAGTGAGAACATTCCCTACTCTGCCGAAGCGGGGTATTTTGTGGCTAAAGTCAGAGCTGTAGACGCTGATTCAGGTTATAATGCACTATTATCTTATCACATGACCGAACCAAAGGGAACGAATCTCTTCCGAATCGGAACCAGCACAGGAGAAATAAGGACTAAAAGACGAATGAGTGACAATGACTTAAAAGCTCATCTGCTTATCATTACTGTCTCGGATAATGGAGAACCTTCACTGTCCACAACTATGAGTATTGAAGTTGTGGTTATGGAAAATATGGACAGCGTGCAGCCTTCACTAAGACAAGTGCCAGTAAAGGAGGAGAATTTTTCTAATCTGAATCTCTATCTACTCATCGCTATTGTATCAGTGTCAGTGATATTTTTACTGAGCCTCGTCGCTTTAATAGCAGCTAAATGCTACGGGACAGACGGCGGTTTCAGCAGCTCCAGCGCTCCAGTGGTCACTACACACCCTGACGGGAGCTGGTCTTACTCTAAATCCACTCAGCAGTATGATGTGTGTTTTAGCTCAGACACACTGAAGAGTGACGTAGTGGTTTTCCCCTCGCCGTTTCCGCCTGCAGACGCAGAGCTGATCAGCTTTAATGAAAGAGACACTTTTACTCGAAATCAAACTCTTCCCAACAATGGGAAGGTAAGACCATGCTTATTTTAG